In Scyliorhinus canicula unplaced genomic scaffold, sScyCan1.1, whole genome shotgun sequence, one genomic interval encodes:
- the LOC119960611 gene encoding kappa-type opioid receptor-like: MERIETLVLPCLLGFTVVLGVAGNSISLWYITRRKKVSSATAVLLLDLTITNVLVILASIFYLIHLIQQIKFTKRLLEAHLLIGTVNIFGNPPFMACIAIDQYIAVVHPIRCHNWRRPRYYVALSIVIWLLVLSLSVAAFHFKRNIVDESISCKDKILMRKPLQIFMLVCEMVSFVIPILVLVICYALTVKKLREVGAGKESMKLMKTQVLRTISGILAVLLFCFAPFHIPQLYFSSEGLIGPFNRISVFYMCHVMIYTWALTSLSAFLNPMLYIFRSQNFQWRAHCCAV; this comes from the coding sequence ATGGAACGGATTGAAACGCTCGTCCTCCCTTGTCTTCTCGGCTTCACTGTCGTGTTGGGCGTGGCTGGGAACTCAATTTCATTGTGGTACATCACAAGACGAAAGAAAGTTTCATCAGCAACTGCTGTTCTCCTGCTTGATTTAACCATCACCAACGTCTTGGTGATCCTGGCTTCTATATTTTATCTCATTCATTTGATCCAACAAATTAAGTTCACGAAGCGTCTCCTTGAAGCCCATCTGCTCATCGGTACAGTCAACATTTTTGGCAACCCACCATTCATGGCCTGCATTGCTATTGATCAGTATATCGCGGTTGTCCATCCAATCAGGTGTCATAACTGGCGAAGACCCCGATACTACGTCGCCCTGTCCATTGTAATATGGTTGTTAGTGTTAAGCTTGAGTGTGGCTGCCTTTCACTTCAAAAGAAACATCGTAGATGAAAGCATCTCATGTAAGGATAAGATATTAATGAGGAAGCCTTTGCAAATCTTCATGCTAGTTTGTGAAATGGTATCATTTGTCATTCCAATTCTGGTCCTGGTGATCTGCTATGCTCTGACTGTAAAGAAGCTGAGAGAAGTAGGAGCTGGAAAGGAATCAATGAAGCTGATGAAGACGCAAGTGCTAAGGACCATTTCAGGAATTCTGGCTGTTCTACTTTTCTGCTTTGCCCCTTTTCACATCCCACAACTGTATTTTTCGAGTGAGGGTCTGATAGGTCCATTCAATAGAATATCAGTTTTTTATATGTGTCATGTTATGATTTACACCTGGGCCCTCACTTCATTATCTGCTTTCCTTAATCCCATGCTGTACATTTTCAGGTCCCAGAACTTTCAATGGAGAGCACATTGCTGCGCCGTGTAA